One genomic window of Serinus canaria isolate serCan28SL12 chromosome 4, serCan2020, whole genome shotgun sequence includes the following:
- the FNIP2 gene encoding folliculin-interacting protein 2 isoform X2 — MCGGTPKTANGTGGRIERTRNNNDVPLGNNLSCTKLDERIRKSLRDESVSCANKVTRLLQNSWSSSELDLNEIRLIVYQDCERRGRQVLFDSKAVRKIDEAVVQKMADEASVKTSAKNCQASNGNNSVSSHSPSISCMQNIKEQIPKYQYTRPASDVNMLGEMMFGSVAMSYKGSTLKIHYIRSPPQLMISKVFSARVGSFSGSNNNLQDSFEYINQDPSLGKLSSNQNGLGTCRSGSNLGVLQLCSSKLLQGVSEGGPLRLIRSASFFAAHSTPVDMPSRGQNEDRDSGIARSASLSSLLVTPFPSPSSSSSSSSSYQRRWLRSQTTSLENGIIPRWSTEEMFSMADETCSSNPAIVRRKKIAISIIFSLPEKEEAQRNFQDFFFSHFPLFESHMNKLKYAIEKAMISCRKIAESSQRVQVYISRVMDALGEFRVTIWNLYSVPRIAEPVWLNMMSSTLEKNQLCQRFLKEFTFLIEQINKNQFFAALLTAVLTYHLAWVPTVMPVDHPPIKAFSEKRTSQSVNMLAKSHPYNPLWAQLGDLYGAIGSPVRLTRTVIVGKRKELVQRLLYVLTYFIRCSELQENQLTWSEKAGEGEQVLNGSKITTALEKGEVEESDYVVVTVKNDPALVPPILPPKNDGSKNNSTAEWVPEPESTQAVPVSSKEKREAIEKVSQTSETSVDCLTGSFCKGAADGRKRTVTDTGIISYHSEESSKLEDVMDVKKNKNQNERKVEKQFSSRSSAVPCPERSGHRSLHLEKVTFQIGSSASPESDLETHRREMEENLKALIKRPEVIHCASSSTNLTVDAPQNQDSCEAAFIPISKHNVCYAQIPPCEEKESILNQHMESKGTEVNLINSISSERLVPTENVETVKLPNMKENRTLCSGNLESYSSDCVEADSAVKQDSSKVGAKDVPYGDSGRKTSFRVEGDIPRNESSDSALGASDEEGDCCIPDEVHHDNISKRLEEFAEVELPLPRSSTISSQCVKNFGRSLLGGYCHTYIPDLVLHGINNDEKLKQCLLADLLHAMHHPVLDEPIAEAVCIIADTDKWNVQVATSQRKMMDGVKLGKDVLVSSQVSSLLQSILQLYKLNVPADFCIMHLEDRLQEMYLKSKMLSEYLRGHTRVHVKELGIVLGIESNDLPLLAAIASTHSPYVAQILL, encoded by the exons CTGGTCCTCTTCAGAGTTGGACTTGAATGAAATCCGCCTGATAGTTTACCAAGACTGTGAGAGGAGAGGCAGACAGGTCTTATTTGATTCCAAAGCAGTCCGCAAAATTGATGAAGCTGTGGTTCAG AAAATGGCAGATGAGGCTTCTGTAAAGACTTCTGCCAAGAACTGCCAAGCAAGCAATGGGAACAACAGTGTTTCTTCCCATAGTCCTTCTATAAGCTGTATGCAAAATATCAAAGAACAGATACCGAAGTATCAG TACACCAGACCAGCCTCCGATGTCAATATGCTGGGAGAAATGATGTTTGGCTCAGTGGCAATGAGTTACAAAGGCTCCACCTTGAAAATTCACTACATACG CTCTCCCCCACAGCTGATGATAAGTAAAGTCTTCTCAGCCAGGGTAGGAAGCTTCAGTGGAAGCAACAATAa CTTGCAAGATAGCTTTGAATACATCAACCAAGATCCCAGTCTGGGAAAGCTGAGCTCCaatcagaatggtttgggaacCTGTCGCAGTGGAAGTAATTTAG GTGTGTTACAGCTGTGTAGCAGCAAACTGCTGCAGGGTGTGTCTGAAGGAGGTCCCCTCCGGCTCATTCGCAGTGCTTCTTTCTTTGCAG cACACAGCACACCTGTTGATATGCCTAGCAGGGGACAAAATGAAGACAGAGACAGTGGCATTGCTCGGTCAG CATCTCTGAGCAGTCTTCTGGTTACTCCTTTTCCATCTCCAAGCTCTTCATCATCATCGTCAAGCAGCTATCAACGTCGCTGGCTCCGAAGTCAGACAACCAGTTTAGAGAATGGAATTATTCCAAGGTG GTCCACTGAAGAAATGTTTAGTATGGCTGATGAAACCTGCAGCTCCAATCCTGCAATTGTTcggaggaaaaaaattgcaatcaGCATCATCTTTTCTCTGCCTGAAAaagaagaagcacagagaaactttcaagatttctttttctctcactttcCTCTTTTTGAGTCTCACATGAACAAGCTGAAATATGCAATAGAAAAG GCCATGATCTCATGTAGAAAAATAGCAGAATCCAGCCAGAGAGTGCAGGTTTATATCAGCCGTGTCATGGATGCCCTGGGAGAATTCAG AGTCACCATCTGGAACCTATATTCTGTTCCAAGGATTGCAGAGCCTGTGTGGCTTAATATGATGTCCAGCACCCTGGAAAAGAACCAGCTATGCCAGCGTTTTCTTAAAGAATTTACCTTTCTGATAGAGCAGATCAACAAAAATCA gttctttgctgctttgctgaCCGCAGTGCTGACGTATCACCTGGCGTGGGTCCCAACAGTGATGCCAGTTGACCATCCTCCCATCAAGGCCTTCTCTGAGAAGCGCACATCCCAGTCTGTGAACATGCTGGCAAAATCCCACCCATACAACCCTCTCTGGGCGCAGCTGG GTGATCTCTACGGTGCCATAGGCTCTCCAGTTAGATTGACTCGGACTGTGATAGTTGGAAAGCGCAAGGAGCTGGTGCAGCGCTTGCTCTACGTTCTAACTTACTTCATCCggtgctctgagctgcaggagaatCAGCTGACCTGGAGTGagaaggctggggaaggagagcaggtGCTAAATGGAAGCAAGATCACAACTGCACTAGAAAAGGGAGAGGTAGAGGAATCTGATTATGTGGTTGTCACTGTTAAAAATGACCCTGCTCTTGTGCCTCCAATCCTACCTCCAAAGAATGACGGGAGTAAGAACAACAGTACTGCTGAGTGGGTGCCTGAACCAGAAAGCACTCAGGCTGTCCCAGtctcttcaaaagaaaagagggaagcaATAGAAAAGGTCAGTCAGACCTCTGAAACATCAGTTGACTGTCTAACTGGCAGTTTCTGTAAAGGAGCAGCTGATGGTAGGAAAAGAACTGTCACTGATACAGGAATCATATCCTACCACTCTGAAGAATCATCTAAATTAGAGGATGTAATGGATGTAAAGAAGAACAAGAACCAGAATGAGAGAAAAGTGGAGAAGCAGTTTTCTAGTAGGTCGTCTGCTGTACCTTGTCCTGAAAGGTCTGGCCACAGGAGTTTACACTTAGAAAAGGTCACGTTTCAGATTGGAAGCTCAGCATCACCAGAGTCAGACTTAGAAACTCATAgaagagaaatggaagaaaatctGAAGGCATTAATTAAAAGACCAGAGGTGATACATTGTGCCTCAAGTTCCACAAATCTGACTGTGGATGCTCCTCAGAATCAAGACAGTTGTGAAGCTGCCTTTATACCCATCAGTAAACATAATGTTTGTTATGCACAAATCCCACCAtgtgaggagaaggaaagtATACTTAACCAACATATGGAAAGTAAAGGAACTGAAGTGAATTTAATTAACTCAATATCTAGTGAACGGCTTGTGCCCACAGAAAACGTAGAAACTGTAAAATTGccaaacatgaaagaaaatagaacTTTATGCTCTGGCAATCTGGAGAGCTATTCTTCTGACTGCGTAGAAGCAGATTCTGCTGTCAAACAGGATTCCTCTAAAGTAGGTGCTAAAGATGTCCCCTATGGGGATTCTGGAAGGAAAACCTCCTTCAGAGTTGAAGGGGACATTCCAAGGAATGAGAGTTCAGACAGTGCTCTTGGAGCTAGTGATGAAGAAGGTGATTGTTGTATCCCTGATGAAGTGCATCATGATAACATCAGCAAACGGCTTGAAGAATTTGCAGAAGTGGAACTTCCTTTGCCAAG GTCAAGTACCATCAGCAGTCAATGTGTGAAAAACTTTGGAAGATCACTTCTGGGTGGTTACTGTCATACATATATACCTGATCTAGTGCTGCATGGAATAAATAATGATGAAAAACTCAAGCAGTGTCTTCTAGCAGATCTACTTCATGCAATGCAT CATCCAGTGCTAGATGAGCCTATAGCAGAAGCTGTCTGCATTATTGCAGACACAGATAAATGGAATGTACAAGTAGCTACAAGCCAGAGGAAGATGATGGATGGTGTGAAGTTAGGCAAGGATGTTCTGGTTTCAAGTCAAGTATCCAGTCTGTTGCAGTCTATTTTACAGCTTTACAAACTGAACGTCCCAGCTGACTTC TGCATAATGCATCTTGAGGATAGACTGCAAGAGATGTATCtcaaaagcaaaatgctttcagaataTCTGCGAGGACATACAAGAGTGCATGTAAAAGAACTAGGAATTGTATTGGG gATTGAATCCAATGACTTGCCTTTGTTGGCTGCTATAGCAAGTACTCATTCCCCATATGTTGCTCAAATACTCTTATAA
- the FNIP2 gene encoding folliculin-interacting protein 2 isoform X1: MCGGTPKTANGTGGRIERTRNNNDVPLGNNLSCTKLDERIRKSLRDESVSCANKVTRLLQNSWSSSELDLNEIRLIVYQDCERRGRQVLFDSKAVRKIDEAVVQKMADEASVKTSAKNCQASNGNNSVSSHSPSISCMQNIKEQIPKYQYTRPASDVNMLGEMMFGSVAMSYKGSTLKIHYIRSPPQLMISKVFSARVGSFSGSNNKNTGFSPCCSLQDSFEYINQDPSLGKLSSNQNGLGTCRSGSNLGVLQLCSSKLLQGVSEGGPLRLIRSASFFAAHSTPVDMPSRGQNEDRDSGIARSASLSSLLVTPFPSPSSSSSSSSSYQRRWLRSQTTSLENGIIPRWSTEEMFSMADETCSSNPAIVRRKKIAISIIFSLPEKEEAQRNFQDFFFSHFPLFESHMNKLKYAIEKAMISCRKIAESSQRVQVYISRVMDALGEFRVTIWNLYSVPRIAEPVWLNMMSSTLEKNQLCQRFLKEFTFLIEQINKNQFFAALLTAVLTYHLAWVPTVMPVDHPPIKAFSEKRTSQSVNMLAKSHPYNPLWAQLGDLYGAIGSPVRLTRTVIVGKRKELVQRLLYVLTYFIRCSELQENQLTWSEKAGEGEQVLNGSKITTALEKGEVEESDYVVVTVKNDPALVPPILPPKNDGSKNNSTAEWVPEPESTQAVPVSSKEKREAIEKVSQTSETSVDCLTGSFCKGAADGRKRTVTDTGIISYHSEESSKLEDVMDVKKNKNQNERKVEKQFSSRSSAVPCPERSGHRSLHLEKVTFQIGSSASPESDLETHRREMEENLKALIKRPEVIHCASSSTNLTVDAPQNQDSCEAAFIPISKHNVCYAQIPPCEEKESILNQHMESKGTEVNLINSISSERLVPTENVETVKLPNMKENRTLCSGNLESYSSDCVEADSAVKQDSSKVGAKDVPYGDSGRKTSFRVEGDIPRNESSDSALGASDEEGDCCIPDEVHHDNISKRLEEFAEVELPLPRSSTISSQCVKNFGRSLLGGYCHTYIPDLVLHGINNDEKLKQCLLADLLHAMHHPVLDEPIAEAVCIIADTDKWNVQVATSQRKMMDGVKLGKDVLVSSQVSSLLQSILQLYKLNVPADFCIMHLEDRLQEMYLKSKMLSEYLRGHTRVHVKELGIVLGIESNDLPLLAAIASTHSPYVAQILL; this comes from the exons CTGGTCCTCTTCAGAGTTGGACTTGAATGAAATCCGCCTGATAGTTTACCAAGACTGTGAGAGGAGAGGCAGACAGGTCTTATTTGATTCCAAAGCAGTCCGCAAAATTGATGAAGCTGTGGTTCAG AAAATGGCAGATGAGGCTTCTGTAAAGACTTCTGCCAAGAACTGCCAAGCAAGCAATGGGAACAACAGTGTTTCTTCCCATAGTCCTTCTATAAGCTGTATGCAAAATATCAAAGAACAGATACCGAAGTATCAG TACACCAGACCAGCCTCCGATGTCAATATGCTGGGAGAAATGATGTTTGGCTCAGTGGCAATGAGTTACAAAGGCTCCACCTTGAAAATTCACTACATACG CTCTCCCCCACAGCTGATGATAAGTAAAGTCTTCTCAGCCAGGGTAGGAAGCTTCAGTGGAAGCAACAATAa GAATACTGGCTTCTCCCCCTGTTGTAGCTTGCAAGATAGCTTTGAATACATCAACCAAGATCCCAGTCTGGGAAAGCTGAGCTCCaatcagaatggtttgggaacCTGTCGCAGTGGAAGTAATTTAG GTGTGTTACAGCTGTGTAGCAGCAAACTGCTGCAGGGTGTGTCTGAAGGAGGTCCCCTCCGGCTCATTCGCAGTGCTTCTTTCTTTGCAG cACACAGCACACCTGTTGATATGCCTAGCAGGGGACAAAATGAAGACAGAGACAGTGGCATTGCTCGGTCAG CATCTCTGAGCAGTCTTCTGGTTACTCCTTTTCCATCTCCAAGCTCTTCATCATCATCGTCAAGCAGCTATCAACGTCGCTGGCTCCGAAGTCAGACAACCAGTTTAGAGAATGGAATTATTCCAAGGTG GTCCACTGAAGAAATGTTTAGTATGGCTGATGAAACCTGCAGCTCCAATCCTGCAATTGTTcggaggaaaaaaattgcaatcaGCATCATCTTTTCTCTGCCTGAAAaagaagaagcacagagaaactttcaagatttctttttctctcactttcCTCTTTTTGAGTCTCACATGAACAAGCTGAAATATGCAATAGAAAAG GCCATGATCTCATGTAGAAAAATAGCAGAATCCAGCCAGAGAGTGCAGGTTTATATCAGCCGTGTCATGGATGCCCTGGGAGAATTCAG AGTCACCATCTGGAACCTATATTCTGTTCCAAGGATTGCAGAGCCTGTGTGGCTTAATATGATGTCCAGCACCCTGGAAAAGAACCAGCTATGCCAGCGTTTTCTTAAAGAATTTACCTTTCTGATAGAGCAGATCAACAAAAATCA gttctttgctgctttgctgaCCGCAGTGCTGACGTATCACCTGGCGTGGGTCCCAACAGTGATGCCAGTTGACCATCCTCCCATCAAGGCCTTCTCTGAGAAGCGCACATCCCAGTCTGTGAACATGCTGGCAAAATCCCACCCATACAACCCTCTCTGGGCGCAGCTGG GTGATCTCTACGGTGCCATAGGCTCTCCAGTTAGATTGACTCGGACTGTGATAGTTGGAAAGCGCAAGGAGCTGGTGCAGCGCTTGCTCTACGTTCTAACTTACTTCATCCggtgctctgagctgcaggagaatCAGCTGACCTGGAGTGagaaggctggggaaggagagcaggtGCTAAATGGAAGCAAGATCACAACTGCACTAGAAAAGGGAGAGGTAGAGGAATCTGATTATGTGGTTGTCACTGTTAAAAATGACCCTGCTCTTGTGCCTCCAATCCTACCTCCAAAGAATGACGGGAGTAAGAACAACAGTACTGCTGAGTGGGTGCCTGAACCAGAAAGCACTCAGGCTGTCCCAGtctcttcaaaagaaaagagggaagcaATAGAAAAGGTCAGTCAGACCTCTGAAACATCAGTTGACTGTCTAACTGGCAGTTTCTGTAAAGGAGCAGCTGATGGTAGGAAAAGAACTGTCACTGATACAGGAATCATATCCTACCACTCTGAAGAATCATCTAAATTAGAGGATGTAATGGATGTAAAGAAGAACAAGAACCAGAATGAGAGAAAAGTGGAGAAGCAGTTTTCTAGTAGGTCGTCTGCTGTACCTTGTCCTGAAAGGTCTGGCCACAGGAGTTTACACTTAGAAAAGGTCACGTTTCAGATTGGAAGCTCAGCATCACCAGAGTCAGACTTAGAAACTCATAgaagagaaatggaagaaaatctGAAGGCATTAATTAAAAGACCAGAGGTGATACATTGTGCCTCAAGTTCCACAAATCTGACTGTGGATGCTCCTCAGAATCAAGACAGTTGTGAAGCTGCCTTTATACCCATCAGTAAACATAATGTTTGTTATGCACAAATCCCACCAtgtgaggagaaggaaagtATACTTAACCAACATATGGAAAGTAAAGGAACTGAAGTGAATTTAATTAACTCAATATCTAGTGAACGGCTTGTGCCCACAGAAAACGTAGAAACTGTAAAATTGccaaacatgaaagaaaatagaacTTTATGCTCTGGCAATCTGGAGAGCTATTCTTCTGACTGCGTAGAAGCAGATTCTGCTGTCAAACAGGATTCCTCTAAAGTAGGTGCTAAAGATGTCCCCTATGGGGATTCTGGAAGGAAAACCTCCTTCAGAGTTGAAGGGGACATTCCAAGGAATGAGAGTTCAGACAGTGCTCTTGGAGCTAGTGATGAAGAAGGTGATTGTTGTATCCCTGATGAAGTGCATCATGATAACATCAGCAAACGGCTTGAAGAATTTGCAGAAGTGGAACTTCCTTTGCCAAG GTCAAGTACCATCAGCAGTCAATGTGTGAAAAACTTTGGAAGATCACTTCTGGGTGGTTACTGTCATACATATATACCTGATCTAGTGCTGCATGGAATAAATAATGATGAAAAACTCAAGCAGTGTCTTCTAGCAGATCTACTTCATGCAATGCAT CATCCAGTGCTAGATGAGCCTATAGCAGAAGCTGTCTGCATTATTGCAGACACAGATAAATGGAATGTACAAGTAGCTACAAGCCAGAGGAAGATGATGGATGGTGTGAAGTTAGGCAAGGATGTTCTGGTTTCAAGTCAAGTATCCAGTCTGTTGCAGTCTATTTTACAGCTTTACAAACTGAACGTCCCAGCTGACTTC TGCATAATGCATCTTGAGGATAGACTGCAAGAGATGTATCtcaaaagcaaaatgctttcagaataTCTGCGAGGACATACAAGAGTGCATGTAAAAGAACTAGGAATTGTATTGGG gATTGAATCCAATGACTTGCCTTTGTTGGCTGCTATAGCAAGTACTCATTCCCCATATGTTGCTCAAATACTCTTATAA
- the FNIP2 gene encoding folliculin-interacting protein 2 isoform X4: MCGGTPKTANGTGGRIERTRNNNDVPLGNNLSCTKLDERIRKSLRDESVSCANKVTRLLQNSWSSSELDLNEIRLIVYQDCERRGRQVLFDSKAVRKIDEAVVQKMADEASVKTSAKNCQASNGNNSVSSHSPSISCMQNIKEQIPKYQYTRPASDVNMLGEMMFGSVAMSYKGSTLKIHYIRSPPQLMISKVFSARVGSFSGSNNKNTGFSPCCSLQDSFEYINQDPSLGKLSSNQNGLGTCRSGSNLAHSTPVDMPSRGQNEDRDSGIARSASLSSLLVTPFPSPSSSSSSSSSYQRRWLRSQTTSLENGIIPRWSTEEMFSMADETCSSNPAIVRRKKIAISIIFSLPEKEEAQRNFQDFFFSHFPLFESHMNKLKYAIEKAMISCRKIAESSQRVQVYISRVMDALGEFRVTIWNLYSVPRIAEPVWLNMMSSTLEKNQLCQRFLKEFTFLIEQINKNQFFAALLTAVLTYHLAWVPTVMPVDHPPIKAFSEKRTSQSVNMLAKSHPYNPLWAQLGDLYGAIGSPVRLTRTVIVGKRKELVQRLLYVLTYFIRCSELQENQLTWSEKAGEGEQVLNGSKITTALEKGEVEESDYVVVTVKNDPALVPPILPPKNDGSKNNSTAEWVPEPESTQAVPVSSKEKREAIEKVSQTSETSVDCLTGSFCKGAADGRKRTVTDTGIISYHSEESSKLEDVMDVKKNKNQNERKVEKQFSSRSSAVPCPERSGHRSLHLEKVTFQIGSSASPESDLETHRREMEENLKALIKRPEVIHCASSSTNLTVDAPQNQDSCEAAFIPISKHNVCYAQIPPCEEKESILNQHMESKGTEVNLINSISSERLVPTENVETVKLPNMKENRTLCSGNLESYSSDCVEADSAVKQDSSKVGAKDVPYGDSGRKTSFRVEGDIPRNESSDSALGASDEEGDCCIPDEVHHDNISKRLEEFAEVELPLPRSSTISSQCVKNFGRSLLGGYCHTYIPDLVLHGINNDEKLKQCLLADLLHAMHHPVLDEPIAEAVCIIADTDKWNVQVATSQRKMMDGVKLGKDVLVSSQVSSLLQSILQLYKLNVPADFCIMHLEDRLQEMYLKSKMLSEYLRGHTRVHVKELGIVLGIESNDLPLLAAIASTHSPYVAQILL, from the exons CTGGTCCTCTTCAGAGTTGGACTTGAATGAAATCCGCCTGATAGTTTACCAAGACTGTGAGAGGAGAGGCAGACAGGTCTTATTTGATTCCAAAGCAGTCCGCAAAATTGATGAAGCTGTGGTTCAG AAAATGGCAGATGAGGCTTCTGTAAAGACTTCTGCCAAGAACTGCCAAGCAAGCAATGGGAACAACAGTGTTTCTTCCCATAGTCCTTCTATAAGCTGTATGCAAAATATCAAAGAACAGATACCGAAGTATCAG TACACCAGACCAGCCTCCGATGTCAATATGCTGGGAGAAATGATGTTTGGCTCAGTGGCAATGAGTTACAAAGGCTCCACCTTGAAAATTCACTACATACG CTCTCCCCCACAGCTGATGATAAGTAAAGTCTTCTCAGCCAGGGTAGGAAGCTTCAGTGGAAGCAACAATAa GAATACTGGCTTCTCCCCCTGTTGTAGCTTGCAAGATAGCTTTGAATACATCAACCAAGATCCCAGTCTGGGAAAGCTGAGCTCCaatcagaatggtttgggaacCTGTCGCAGTGGAAGTAATTTAG cACACAGCACACCTGTTGATATGCCTAGCAGGGGACAAAATGAAGACAGAGACAGTGGCATTGCTCGGTCAG CATCTCTGAGCAGTCTTCTGGTTACTCCTTTTCCATCTCCAAGCTCTTCATCATCATCGTCAAGCAGCTATCAACGTCGCTGGCTCCGAAGTCAGACAACCAGTTTAGAGAATGGAATTATTCCAAGGTG GTCCACTGAAGAAATGTTTAGTATGGCTGATGAAACCTGCAGCTCCAATCCTGCAATTGTTcggaggaaaaaaattgcaatcaGCATCATCTTTTCTCTGCCTGAAAaagaagaagcacagagaaactttcaagatttctttttctctcactttcCTCTTTTTGAGTCTCACATGAACAAGCTGAAATATGCAATAGAAAAG GCCATGATCTCATGTAGAAAAATAGCAGAATCCAGCCAGAGAGTGCAGGTTTATATCAGCCGTGTCATGGATGCCCTGGGAGAATTCAG AGTCACCATCTGGAACCTATATTCTGTTCCAAGGATTGCAGAGCCTGTGTGGCTTAATATGATGTCCAGCACCCTGGAAAAGAACCAGCTATGCCAGCGTTTTCTTAAAGAATTTACCTTTCTGATAGAGCAGATCAACAAAAATCA gttctttgctgctttgctgaCCGCAGTGCTGACGTATCACCTGGCGTGGGTCCCAACAGTGATGCCAGTTGACCATCCTCCCATCAAGGCCTTCTCTGAGAAGCGCACATCCCAGTCTGTGAACATGCTGGCAAAATCCCACCCATACAACCCTCTCTGGGCGCAGCTGG GTGATCTCTACGGTGCCATAGGCTCTCCAGTTAGATTGACTCGGACTGTGATAGTTGGAAAGCGCAAGGAGCTGGTGCAGCGCTTGCTCTACGTTCTAACTTACTTCATCCggtgctctgagctgcaggagaatCAGCTGACCTGGAGTGagaaggctggggaaggagagcaggtGCTAAATGGAAGCAAGATCACAACTGCACTAGAAAAGGGAGAGGTAGAGGAATCTGATTATGTGGTTGTCACTGTTAAAAATGACCCTGCTCTTGTGCCTCCAATCCTACCTCCAAAGAATGACGGGAGTAAGAACAACAGTACTGCTGAGTGGGTGCCTGAACCAGAAAGCACTCAGGCTGTCCCAGtctcttcaaaagaaaagagggaagcaATAGAAAAGGTCAGTCAGACCTCTGAAACATCAGTTGACTGTCTAACTGGCAGTTTCTGTAAAGGAGCAGCTGATGGTAGGAAAAGAACTGTCACTGATACAGGAATCATATCCTACCACTCTGAAGAATCATCTAAATTAGAGGATGTAATGGATGTAAAGAAGAACAAGAACCAGAATGAGAGAAAAGTGGAGAAGCAGTTTTCTAGTAGGTCGTCTGCTGTACCTTGTCCTGAAAGGTCTGGCCACAGGAGTTTACACTTAGAAAAGGTCACGTTTCAGATTGGAAGCTCAGCATCACCAGAGTCAGACTTAGAAACTCATAgaagagaaatggaagaaaatctGAAGGCATTAATTAAAAGACCAGAGGTGATACATTGTGCCTCAAGTTCCACAAATCTGACTGTGGATGCTCCTCAGAATCAAGACAGTTGTGAAGCTGCCTTTATACCCATCAGTAAACATAATGTTTGTTATGCACAAATCCCACCAtgtgaggagaaggaaagtATACTTAACCAACATATGGAAAGTAAAGGAACTGAAGTGAATTTAATTAACTCAATATCTAGTGAACGGCTTGTGCCCACAGAAAACGTAGAAACTGTAAAATTGccaaacatgaaagaaaatagaacTTTATGCTCTGGCAATCTGGAGAGCTATTCTTCTGACTGCGTAGAAGCAGATTCTGCTGTCAAACAGGATTCCTCTAAAGTAGGTGCTAAAGATGTCCCCTATGGGGATTCTGGAAGGAAAACCTCCTTCAGAGTTGAAGGGGACATTCCAAGGAATGAGAGTTCAGACAGTGCTCTTGGAGCTAGTGATGAAGAAGGTGATTGTTGTATCCCTGATGAAGTGCATCATGATAACATCAGCAAACGGCTTGAAGAATTTGCAGAAGTGGAACTTCCTTTGCCAAG GTCAAGTACCATCAGCAGTCAATGTGTGAAAAACTTTGGAAGATCACTTCTGGGTGGTTACTGTCATACATATATACCTGATCTAGTGCTGCATGGAATAAATAATGATGAAAAACTCAAGCAGTGTCTTCTAGCAGATCTACTTCATGCAATGCAT CATCCAGTGCTAGATGAGCCTATAGCAGAAGCTGTCTGCATTATTGCAGACACAGATAAATGGAATGTACAAGTAGCTACAAGCCAGAGGAAGATGATGGATGGTGTGAAGTTAGGCAAGGATGTTCTGGTTTCAAGTCAAGTATCCAGTCTGTTGCAGTCTATTTTACAGCTTTACAAACTGAACGTCCCAGCTGACTTC TGCATAATGCATCTTGAGGATAGACTGCAAGAGATGTATCtcaaaagcaaaatgctttcagaataTCTGCGAGGACATACAAGAGTGCATGTAAAAGAACTAGGAATTGTATTGGG gATTGAATCCAATGACTTGCCTTTGTTGGCTGCTATAGCAAGTACTCATTCCCCATATGTTGCTCAAATACTCTTATAA